CGGTTTTGCATTTCTACCGGTTTCAGAGGCATTTTTTAGTTTGGCTTTTAATTGAGAAACATCGAGGGAGTAAAATTTCTTTACATTTATCTCCTGACGCATTTTCGCTGTGCTGGTTGCAACAGGATTCCACTGCGCAAATGAAACGCCGAAAACAAAAACGAAAAGGAAACTGATCAACTGTTGATTCACTTACTGGCTTTTAGTTGCAAAATTAATTTATTCCGTTGAATGGTTTAATTATTATATACTTTGTTGAGGCTCCTTTCTCTTAAACATAGAAACAAGGTATCCCGCATAAACACCGGCCAGAAATAACCTCAGAATACTGATTCATAAATTTTTAATGTTTAGACGTTCCGTTCCGTAAATAATTAAAATAAATTATATCCCAGCCGAAAAAAGACGAAATATGGATCGCAAAAAGTCTTAGAAAAGCACTTATAATCCGGTGCAAAAACCTAAATTTATAAAACTGCTACAGCGGCATCACAGTTACAAAACCTTAAAACAGCACAGACATTTTTGATAATTTCATTTAATTAAAACCGATAAGCAATGTTCCATGCAAATCCCATATTGAACTTAGCCGACGCACGCCCAAAACCAGGCACGATCATGGGCTTTATATCCTCCTGTTTTTTGGTGTAAACCAAATATTTAGGCTGCACATTCACATCGATATAGAAATTGCTGCCGAAAAGCTGAACTCTGCCGCCAATTCCCGCTTCCAACCAGTACGATGACTGCGTAGAACCCGGAAAACTCAGATAAGAATCACCGCCCTGCTGCCCACGCACCGGAACCTGCATATATTCCTGATTATAAAATGCCGCTCCGATTTTTGGCCCGGCGTAGAAACCGTTGAGCTCATTCTCAGGATCTTTCATCAGCATATAAAATCCGCCGGCTTTCACAAACAAACCGCTGGCTTTGGCATCGTAACCGTTCTTTTGGTAAACATTGCTTTCAAAACCAAGATCAGCCACGGCATGAAGGTCTTTTTTAATTTTAGAAGAAACAAATCCCTGAAAGACTTTTCGTTTGGAGAATACCCCCAAACCAGCATTCAGCACATCAAAGCCCACCATGAAATTCGGTTCGTATTTCGGTTTTGTGATTACCGAATCTGAATCCTGTGCAGAAAACACCGAAAACAGAAAACTAAAAAATAAGGTATAAATGCGTAGGGTTTTCATTGATGATTTCGGTTTTAATTTGTTCGCTCGATGTCACTGGATTTGGCGTAACCAAAGTAGCAGAAACGTCTTTGTAAAGTTTTTTGAAACCACAGGCCGGCGATACGTATTGCGACTCCGATGTGTAATTGATCCTGATTTTTGATTTCGGACCTTTTTCTTCTGTTTGAATGAAAATATCCGTGTAGAGATTATTGTCAACCCGCAAAGGAATCAGCACCGAATCTACTGCGGTTGTGCTCAGAACCGTTTTTTCGCCTTCACCATAATCTACGCCTACAATCAGTTTATTAAGCTTCAAAAGTTTGTTGTTTTGGCTTTCTTTAAATTTCATTTTCAGTCTTGGTGTCGCCTCGCCGCTTACGCAGATGTCATCATCAGAATTACAGCTGACAGCCAATATTAAAGTGATTAACAGTAACCGGAAATTTTTCATATTGTTTAAAATTATTCCTGTGATTATAACCACAGGAATTAGATTTTAGTATTCAGAATTAAATTTTAGGATCCAGTGCTTTTTGAATTCTATAACTCAGATCATCGTAATGGTAGCGGTTCATCTGATCAGATGAAGCGGCTTTCTGTTGCAGTTCAGCCTGCAAATCTCTCAGTGTACCGCGCACAACTGCCTGAACATCAGAATTTTCAGAAACTGAAAGTGACATTCCTCTGCCAGTAACCGCAGGTGCAGTCGGTTTTGGGGCAAGTAAGGCAACCATATCGTTAATGTAATTCCTTTGTAAATTCCTTCTGTAAATATCAGGATTTGAGCCCACGAAAATAACGTTTTTCAAATCGTCCATATATTCGAAAAGCTGGTAAGCATTGGGCTCAACCGACTGCGAAACATACATTTTCTGAAGAACCATCGGGCTCAAAATCCTGCTGAGAACACCATTCTGTAAATTTTCAACCACCTGAACCGGTGATTTTGTTGTTTTGTCGAAAACATCCTTTTTAAGCAACCAGGTCGGTGTTTCAAAAATATTTCTGTTTAAGAAATCGAGCGCTCTTTTCTGCTCAGTTTTTGAAACCACCTCATAAACTACACCTGACTGATCGGTTGTTTTCGGCGTTTCCATCTCACCGCCGATATATTTTGAAACGTGGCCTAAATATCTCGCAAACTGCGTGGTAACCTGATCATACATTGTGGAGTAATCGTCGTAGTTTTCATTTGGCCGTTCTGTCCATTTATCAAGGTGATCTACAATCCTCTGAAGGTTTTTGATGCCGTAATTTCCGGCAAGCATCGCATCGTCACCAATTTGCTCGCTTTGGGAACGGGGATCGAACGGATTGCTTTCCGTACCGAACCAGAGGCGTGGGTTTTCAAGTTTGTTGATGACCCACTTATTGAGATGAGCCTTTTCAGCTTCCGGCGAACTGTCCTGCGGGAATCTTCTGTAGCCCCACTCAATCGCCCAGTGGTCGTAATCGCCGATTCGGGGCATCATTCCACTGTCAGGGATCTTATCTTCCGGTTGCGCAACGTAATTGAAACGTGCATAATCCATTATTGACGGCGTATGCCCGTTTTTCTCGAGCCATTTTTTATCTCTTAATTTTTCCACAGGAACTGTTGAGCTGGAGCCGAAATTATGCCTTAAACCAAGCGTATGCCCCACTTCGTGTGAGGAAACAAACCGGATAAGTTCGCCCATCAGCTTTTCATCAAATTCCATTTTTCTTGCTCTGGGATCGCTTGGCGAAGCCTGGATGAAATACCAGTTTCTCAAAAGATTCATCACATTATGGTACCAGTTGATATGGCTTTCAAGAATTTCACCAGTTCGTGGATCTGCGATTGACGGTCCGGACGCATTAGGCACATCGGACGGTTTGTAAACGATTGCTGAGAATCTGGCGTCTTCAAGGCTCCATTCAGGATCGTCTTTGGCGTTTGGGATTTTAGCATAAATTGCATTTTTGAAACCTGCTTTTTCAAAAGCGGACTTCCAGTCATCCACGCCCTGCATCAGGTACGGAACCCATTTTTTTGGTGTTGCCGGATCTATATAAAAAACAATCGGTTTTGCAGGTTCTACCAGTTCGCCGCGCTTATATTTTTCTAAATCCTGTGGCTTTGGCTCCAGCCTCCATCTTTTGATCACTGATACTTTTTTTACGCCTTGAGGATCAAGGTCGAAATCGGTATAACCTACAGTAAAATATCCCACGCGAGGATCATAATACCGCGCCTGCATTTTATTTTCAGGAAGAAGAACCAGGGACGAGTTGATTTCCACAGTATAATTTCCGCTGACTTCCGGTTTTTCTACGCCCGGCGGAAACGTCACATTACCAAGCGTTTTGGCAAATGTTTTTGTGGTATTGATTTCAAGGTTATTCGGAAAGGATTTAATGAAATTTACAAAGGATTTATCTTTCTGAAATGCGCCGACTTTGAAACTTTTCTTGTAACCGGCTTCAAAGGAAACCAGTTCATTATCAGCATTTACAAAATCTGAAACCTCTATGACCGAAGATTTTTTGTCATCGTTGTACGCTTTGATGTCAAAAACCTGCACAATTGCCTGCGTATTGTTCCGCATCACAGAATTGTACATTTCCGATTTCGAATCAGCAGCATAATCGTCGTAGGAAATAGACCGTATGAAAATCTTGTCCTGAGGGCCTTTCTCGAAAACCACTACACTTTGAGAAATCTGGTCTCCTGCATAACCGATGAATCCCGAGCGCATCCCTGCGGCCGCTTTCGTAAGCCTGCTCACAACCAGAAAATCTTTTTTCAGAACGCTGTCCGGAATTTCAAAATAGTATTTATCCTCAACCTTATGAACGGTAATTACGCCCTGGTCGCTCACCGTTTTTGCGGTGATGATTTCTTTATAAGGCTTAATCTTTTCAGGCTTTTTGTCTTTTGCAGCAGCGTCTGGAGTTTTCGCTTTTACAGTATCTGTTTTTGATTTTTCAGTCTGCGCAAAAGCGCTCGGCGAAGCTACAGCAAGCACCAGTACCGCCATCAGAGTATTAAGTTTCTTCATATCACAGGTAAATTTTGTTTAAAGATAACAAAAAAACCTGTTTTTCGACATTTACAGAAGAACTTAAACCTAAAAAATCAAGATTTATATCAGCTCCAAAAGTGCGATGTTTTCCACGTGATGCGTTTGCGGAAACATATCAACCGGAAGGATTTTCACCACGCGGTACATATCTTTCATCAAAGCCAAGTCGCGCGCCTGTGTGGCTGAATTACAGCTTACATAAACGATTCTTTCCGGGGCAAGTGTCAGGATTTGATCTACTACTTTCTGGTGCATTCCGTCTCTTGGGGGATCGGTGATCAGTACATCAGCTTTTGGATGGCTTTCAAGGAATTCTTCCGTGAAAACTTCCTTCATATCGCCGCAATAGAACGTACAGTTGGTTAGCCCGTTGAGTTTGGCATGTTCAGTGGCTGCATCAATCGCTTCCTGCACAGATTCGATTCCGATGACCTGTTTTGCATTTCTGGCAACATACTGAGCAATGGTTCCAGTTCCGGTGTAAAGGTCGTAAACCACTTCATCACCTTTAAGATCAGCAAATTCGAGGGTTTTGCGGTAAAGATTGAGCGCCTGTTTATAGTTGGTCTGAAAGAATGATTTTGGGCCGATTTTAAATTTCAAGCCATCCATCTCTTCCATTAAGAAGCCTTCGCCAAAATAGGTCTGCACCTCCAGATCGTAGATAGAATCGTTCTGTTTTGGATTGATGGCATACACTAATGTCTTGATCTGCGGGAACTTAAGAAGCAGAAAATCAAAAAGTTTCTCGCGGTTTTCCTTTTCTTCCCGGAACAGCTGGAAAAGCACCATCCACTCGCCTTGTGACGTTTGGCGCATCATCAGAGTCCTCAAAAAACCTTCCTGATTTTTAACATCGAAAAACTCGAGGTTATTTTCTTCAGCATACTGTTTTACAGCGAGGCGGATTTCGTTGGACGGATCCTCCTGCAACCAGCATTCCTTTAAATCTAAAATTTTACTCCACATGCCGGGAATATGGAACCCAAGGGCATTTTTATCATCAATATTTTCTGTAGAATTTACTTCATCCAAAGTCAGCCATCGTGAATCTGAAAAAGAGAATTCCATCTTATTCCTGTAAAAATACTGCTCGTCTGAACCCAGAATCGGCAATGTTTCAAAACCGTCAACACCACCTATTCTGCGGATATTGTTCACCACTTCACTTTCCTTGAAATCAAGCTGTTTTTCATAAGAAAGATTCTGCCATTTGCAACCGCCGCAGACTCCAAAGTGGATGCATTTTGGCTCAACTCTATAAGGCGATCTTTCTAAAATTTCTACGGCTTCAGCTTCAAAATATTTTGATTTTGCTTTCTTAACCCGTGCATTCACCACATCGCCCGGCACGGCTCCGGAAACCAGAACGGTTTTTCCTTCTTCAGTTTTTCCCACTGCAACACCTTTCGCGCCCGCAGAAGTGAGTTTTATATTTTCAAGAATGAGATTTCTTCTTCTCTTTGACATTTAAAAATTATTTTTTTCTTTTTTGATGATAATTTGATCCCGGTAAAACAGATAAAGAATGGAGGCTACATTGCCAAAAAACAGGAAAGCAATTATCCACATAAAAGGGTTTTTCACGCGGTTCCGTAATGCGTCCGCTACTACAATAAACCAGACGAAAAGCAGCACTCCTGTCCCAATTCCTAAAATAATATTTGATGAAATTCCGAAAAAATCCTGATGACTGATCTTGAAAAATCCACCAGTAACCATCATTACAAAACAAATGATTGCAAGTGGCAACAGGATTTTCCTGGGAATGATTAACGGGTACATTTTTAAAGTTTATTTTCAAAATTAAAAAACCTTGTCTTAAAAAATGACAAGGTTTTAAATTTTTGTCTGTAAGGAATTATTTCACAGCAGCAGAATCCACTTGGGGAGCCTTCTCTTGTGGAGCTATTTCCATTTGTGGCTGTGGCTGTGCCTGAGGCTGCATCTGTGGTGCCTGGATACCGGTGAGCTTGGTCATAGTTTCCACGAATTCCGGGTCACCAAGATTGAAATATGGTCTTCCGAGCAATTTACCGTCTTTGTCTACGATGATATAGCTTGGAATTTTGAATCCGTAAAGTCCGAATTTCTTCGCTTCAGCAGCATTGATTCCACCGTCAACCCAATAGTGGCCGCCATTGAAACCTTTCAGCAAAGCAGCGCTGGTTTTGGTGAACTGCTCTTTTGTATCATCAAGGTTTACGTAAGCATAATTCATTTTTGCTTTATAGAATTCCGTCACTTCCTTTAAAACTGGGATGGTCATTAAGGCAATATTCGGGTTCCAGGATGCATAAAAGGTCACCAAAGTGGGCTTACCTTTGAAATCTGACAACGACTGAACTTTGCCGTCTTTAGAAACGATTTTCATATCGGGTGCCGTTCCTGCTCTGAAGCCCATCAAAACCTTCTGAAGCTCTTTCAGGTCTTTTTTTACGGTGCCGTCAGTCACATTACTGTCGATCAGTTTTGTAAGCTTGTCGTAGTTTTTAGCATTCATAAAATTCAGGTCGCCCTGTGCCAAAACGTACCCAAAGAAGTAATCTTTCGCAGTGTTCGACAAGTCTTTTCTTGTTTTAAGGTAATTGGCGAAAACCTCAGAAATCATAGGCTGTTCCTTTTGGTTTTGCGGCAATGTTGCCAAATATTTCTGGAAATCAGGCTGTATTTTTGAAAGTTTATACTCCCTGTACATCGGGAAATCCCTGATGAGCCTGTCATCATTTTTTTGTAAATCCTTCTGAACCTTCTTGAAGTTTTCACTCACTTTGAAGCCTGGTTTTGCCGTAGCTGCAGCGTGCTGCTCCTCGTAAGCATCCAAAAGGCCCATCAGCCTTGCGGTTGCTTCATCTTTTTTATAATCAAGAGCATCGCCGTCTGCATTCAGTTTTTTGGCACTGGTTTCAAGAAGTTTGTTCACATCTTCCTGAATTTTTTTGAACTGAGCAAGGAAAGCAGCCTCGTCTTTAGAAATTAAATCCTGCATTTGAATTTTTGAAGCATACGTTTCAAAAGCTTTCTGCGAGTCTTTCAGGAAATCGTTGTTCGCCTTGGCATCGCCTGTAATAGTGAATTCTGCAGGGAAATTCTGCGCATTCCCTGAAATATTAAGTGCCTGTCCACCTTTTAGGTAAACCATATTAGATTTTCCGCCGTAAGTAACCACATAAAGTCCGTTTTTCGGCGCTTCAAAATTTCCGTTAAATTCCCCTTTGTTATTCACACCAAGGTTGACAAGCGGTAAAGTGCCAACTCCCGATGCTTCAATAATTTCAATCCTTTCAAGTGGCGAGCCGTTGGAAACCCGTCCTTTTATTTCAACCTTTTTCGAACATGATACTGCAAAAAATGCCAGTATGAACAGTAAAAAAAACTTTTTAACCTTAATTTGTTTGTTGTTTTTTTGGAATGATTGAATCTGCGATTTCATTGTCTGATTTTAAAACTTGGCAAAAATAAGTTATTCAAGCATTTAAACGAAATTTAAAACTATAATTTGTGAAAAGATTAACACGAAAAAACGCCTTCCGAACTGGAAAGCGTTTCATTTATATTTTAAAATAAATCTAGAGTAAAAAGTTATCCCTGATCTACTTTAGCAGCCATAAACTCGCGGTTCATTCTGGCGATTACTTCCAAAGAAATTCCTTTCGGGCATTCCACCTCGCAGGCACCGGTGTTGGAGCAGTTTCCGAAGCCTTCTTCGTCCATCGTTCTCACCATGTTCAGAACTCTTCTTTTCGCTTCTACCCTACCTTGCGGAAGTAATGCGAACTGCGAAACTTTTGCCCCTACGAATAACATCGCAGAACCGTTTTTACAGGTTGCAACACACGCACCGCAGCCGATACACGCTGCAGCATCCATTGCTTTGTCGGCATCATCTTTCGGCACCGGAATCGCGTTGGCGTCCAAAGTATTTCCGGAAGTGTTTACTGAAATAAATCCACCTGCAGCCATAATTCTGTCGAAAGCACTTCTGTCTACAACCAAATCCTTAATCACTGGGAAAGCGGCACTTCTCCAAGGTTCGATGGTTATGGTTTCACCATCTCTGAACATTCTCATATGAAGCTGACAAGTGGTAATTCCTGTATCCGGACCGTGGGGACGTCCGTTG
The sequence above is a segment of the Chryseobacterium taklimakanense genome. Coding sequences within it:
- a CDS encoding DUF6048 family protein translates to MKTLRIYTLFFSFLFSVFSAQDSDSVITKPKYEPNFMVGFDVLNAGLGVFSKRKVFQGFVSSKIKKDLHAVADLGFESNVYQKNGYDAKASGLFVKAGGFYMLMKDPENELNGFYAGPKIGAAFYNQEYMQVPVRGQQGGDSYLSFPGSTQSSYWLEAGIGGRVQLFGSNFYIDVNVQPKYLVYTKKQEDIKPMIVPGFGRASAKFNMGFAWNIAYRF
- a CDS encoding DUF6452 family protein, yielding MKNFRLLLITLILAVSCNSDDDICVSGEATPRLKMKFKESQNNKLLKLNKLIVGVDYGEGEKTVLSTTAVDSVLIPLRVDNNLYTDIFIQTEEKGPKSKIRINYTSESQYVSPACGFKKLYKDVSATLVTPNPVTSSEQIKTEIINENPTHLYLIF
- a CDS encoding zinc-dependent metalloprotease — translated: MKKLNTLMAVLVLAVASPSAFAQTEKSKTDTVKAKTPDAAAKDKKPEKIKPYKEIITAKTVSDQGVITVHKVEDKYYFEIPDSVLKKDFLVVSRLTKAAAGMRSGFIGYAGDQISQSVVVFEKGPQDKIFIRSISYDDYAADSKSEMYNSVMRNNTQAIVQVFDIKAYNDDKKSSVIEVSDFVNADNELVSFEAGYKKSFKVGAFQKDKSFVNFIKSFPNNLEINTTKTFAKTLGNVTFPPGVEKPEVSGNYTVEINSSLVLLPENKMQARYYDPRVGYFTVGYTDFDLDPQGVKKVSVIKRWRLEPKPQDLEKYKRGELVEPAKPIVFYIDPATPKKWVPYLMQGVDDWKSAFEKAGFKNAIYAKIPNAKDDPEWSLEDARFSAIVYKPSDVPNASGPSIADPRTGEILESHINWYHNVMNLLRNWYFIQASPSDPRARKMEFDEKLMGELIRFVSSHEVGHTLGLRHNFGSSSTVPVEKLRDKKWLEKNGHTPSIMDYARFNYVAQPEDKIPDSGMMPRIGDYDHWAIEWGYRRFPQDSSPEAEKAHLNKWVINKLENPRLWFGTESNPFDPRSQSEQIGDDAMLAGNYGIKNLQRIVDHLDKWTERPNENYDDYSTMYDQVTTQFARYLGHVSKYIGGEMETPKTTDQSGVVYEVVSKTEQKRALDFLNRNIFETPTWLLKKDVFDKTTKSPVQVVENLQNGVLSRILSPMVLQKMYVSQSVEPNAYQLFEYMDDLKNVIFVGSNPDIYRRNLQRNYINDMVALLAPKPTAPAVTGRGMSLSVSENSDVQAVVRGTLRDLQAELQQKAASSDQMNRYHYDDLSYRIQKALDPKI
- the rlmD gene encoding 23S rRNA (uracil(1939)-C(5))-methyltransferase RlmD, with amino-acid sequence MSKRRRNLILENIKLTSAGAKGVAVGKTEEGKTVLVSGAVPGDVVNARVKKAKSKYFEAEAVEILERSPYRVEPKCIHFGVCGGCKWQNLSYEKQLDFKESEVVNNIRRIGGVDGFETLPILGSDEQYFYRNKMEFSFSDSRWLTLDEVNSTENIDDKNALGFHIPGMWSKILDLKECWLQEDPSNEIRLAVKQYAEENNLEFFDVKNQEGFLRTLMMRQTSQGEWMVLFQLFREEKENREKLFDFLLLKFPQIKTLVYAINPKQNDSIYDLEVQTYFGEGFLMEEMDGLKFKIGPKSFFQTNYKQALNLYRKTLEFADLKGDEVVYDLYTGTGTIAQYVARNAKQVIGIESVQEAIDAATEHAKLNGLTNCTFYCGDMKEVFTEEFLESHPKADVLITDPPRDGMHQKVVDQILTLAPERIVYVSCNSATQARDLALMKDMYRVVKILPVDMFPQTHHVENIALLELI
- a CDS encoding TlpA family protein disulfide reductase; amino-acid sequence: MKSQIQSFQKNNKQIKVKKFFLLFILAFFAVSCSKKVEIKGRVSNGSPLERIEIIEASGVGTLPLVNLGVNNKGEFNGNFEAPKNGLYVVTYGGKSNMVYLKGGQALNISGNAQNFPAEFTITGDAKANNDFLKDSQKAFETYASKIQMQDLISKDEAAFLAQFKKIQEDVNKLLETSAKKLNADGDALDYKKDEATARLMGLLDAYEEQHAAATAKPGFKVSENFKKVQKDLQKNDDRLIRDFPMYREYKLSKIQPDFQKYLATLPQNQKEQPMISEVFANYLKTRKDLSNTAKDYFFGYVLAQGDLNFMNAKNYDKLTKLIDSNVTDGTVKKDLKELQKVLMGFRAGTAPDMKIVSKDGKVQSLSDFKGKPTLVTFYASWNPNIALMTIPVLKEVTEFYKAKMNYAYVNLDDTKEQFTKTSAALLKGFNGGHYWVDGGINAAEAKKFGLYGFKIPSYIIVDKDGKLLGRPYFNLGDPEFVETMTKLTGIQAPQMQPQAQPQPQMEIAPQEKAPQVDSAAVK
- a CDS encoding succinate dehydrogenase/fumarate reductase iron-sulfur subunit, translated to MSAKKGLNLTLKIWRQKNNKTKGQFEVYKISDVSTDSSFLEMLDILNENLINDGKEPVAFDHDCREGICGMCSLYINGRPHGPDTGITTCQLHMRMFRDGETITIEPWRSAAFPVIKDLVVDRSAFDRIMAAGGFISVNTSGNTLDANAIPVPKDDADKAMDAAACIGCGACVATCKNGSAMLFVGAKVSQFALLPQGRVEAKRRVLNMVRTMDEEGFGNCSNTGACEVECPKGISLEVIARMNREFMAAKVDQG